A genomic window from Punica granatum isolate Tunisia-2019 chromosome 2, ASM765513v2, whole genome shotgun sequence includes:
- the LOC116194649 gene encoding uncharacterized protein LOC116194649: MASALRQLLSLRRSGAQAEAHQFPLLQPKRLSRSSLTVAVDRDACVRRFSKLSYGRRNWYSMIAEASPESDGIVPSSEDDDGVSLGTMKLPPDTDLPRFETLLFQWANSLCQGANLPLPMPLKVDKIPGGARLGFITIGDGETEVLVYIDCLVFPPTEGSVPIFRAIRNGPLKDQPPPGEPRIMRSLLGALKKSVEIARL; encoded by the exons ATGGCCTCTGCGTTAAGACAGCTCCTCAGTCTCCGGCGCTCCGGCGCCCAGGCAGAGGCACATCAGTTCCCTCTTCTCCAGCCCAAGCGCCTTTCTCGGTCCAGCCTCACCGTTGCCGTGGATCGGGACGCTTGCGTCCGCCGCTTTTCCAAGCTTTCCTATGGACGTAGGAACTGGTATTCCATGATAGCCGAGGCCTCTCCGGAGAGCGATGGCATAGTGCCTTCCAGCGAAGATGATGACGGCGTCTCTCTGGGCACCATGAAACTGCCTCCGGACACCGATCTCCCGAGATTCGAAACCTTGCTTTTCCAG TGGGCCAACAGTCTATGCCAAGGAGCAAATCTGCCTCTCCCTATGCCCCTGAAG GTAGACAAGATACCAGGTGGAGCAAGATTAGGCTTTATTACGATCGGTGACGGGGAGACTGAGGTTTTAGTGTACATAGATTGCCTGGTGTTCCCCCCGACCGAAGGTTCAGTTCCCATCTTCCGAGCGATCAGGAACGGACCGCTGAAAGATCAGCCTCCGCCTGGCGAGCCCCGAATCATGAGAAGCCTTCTTGGAGCTCTTAAAAAGTCGGTGGAAATCGCCAGATTATGA
- the LOC116196111 gene encoding protein ORANGE-LIKE, chloroplastic, which translates to MTVFSLYSQISSPLSSSKLDPPKALVLFASSNGRTPLRLGFSRTAPPFRVSCSSSSSSDDPSGDNLRSNFCIIEGPETVQDFMQMQLQEIQDNIRSRRNKIFLLMEEVRRLRVQQRIKSAEGIDAFGEVDSNEMPDIPSSIPFLPHMTQKTLKQLYFTSLSFIAGIIIFGGLVAPTLELKLGLGGTSYEDFIHNMHLPVQLSQVDPIVASFSGGAVGVISALMLIEANNVDQQGKKRCKYCHGTGYLACARCSASGECLSVDPIVTDATDGPLRVPTTQRCPNCSGAGKVMCPTCLCTGMLMASEHDPRIDPFD; encoded by the exons ATGACAgttttctctctctactcCCAAATTTCTTCGCCGCTCTCATCTTCGAAGCTCGATCCTCCCAAAGCCCTTGTCCTCTTCGCTTCCTCAAATGGGAGGACGCCCCTGCGGTTGGGTTTCTCAAGAACTGCACCGCCATTCAGAGtctcctgttcttcttcttcgtcttccgATGATCCCTCCGGCGACAACCTCAGAAG CAACTTCTGCATTATAGAAGGGCCAGAgactgttcaggatttcatGCAGATGCAGTTGCAGGAAATTCAGGACAACATTAGGAGTAGGCGGAACAAGATCTTTCTCCTCATGGAAGAG GTGAGGCGATTGAGAGTACAGCAGCGGATCAAGAGCGCTGAAGGGATCGATGCATTTGGTGAAGTGGATTCAAATGAGATGCCCGATATTCCATCATCAATCCCTTTTCTTCCTCACATG ACGCAGAAGACGCTGAAACAGCTTTATTTTACGAGCTTATCGTTTATTGCTGGGATCATTATTTTCGGAGGTCTTGTTGCACCTACT CTGGAGCTTAAGCTTGGTCTAGGAGGCACCTCGTATGAAGATTTCATACACAACATGCATTTGCCTGTGCAACTGAG TCAAGTGGATCCAATCGTGGCATCCTTCTCTGGTGGAGCAGTCGGGGTAATCTCAGCCCTAATGTTAATTGAAGCGAACAACGTGGACCAGCAAGGGAAGAAAAGGTGCAAATACTGTCATGGAACTG GATACTTGGCTTGTGCAAGATGCTCAGCAAGTGGCGAGTGTTTGAGTGTGGATCCAATTGTGACCGATGCTACTGATGGTCCTTTAAGAGTGCCCACAACCCAAAGATGTCCAAACTGTTCCGGGGCAGGAAAG GTCATGTGCCCCACATGCCTCTGCACAGGGATGCTAATGGCAAGCGAGCACGACCCACGAATAGACCCATTTGACTGA
- the LOC116197069 gene encoding NAC domain-containing protein 90-like: MNDLPGFRFFPTEEELVLFYLHNKLNRRSRPDLESLIDRVVPLLDIYEFNPWELPQFAGEPCQGDPEQWFFFIPRQESEARGGRPKRLTASGYWKATGSPGLVYSSGNRIIGVKRTMVFYSGRAPAGRKTEWKMNEYKAIEGEASSSSGAIPKLRQEYSLCRVYKQSKCVRAFDRRPLLAVGSTAQQQEQLHGSVEAVASSSSQNSPGQERISGSPGNASSCDDGDPPVPSGGTVDGADDLMNMEWLDQDQLTINWFHGIQ; this comes from the exons ATGAATGATTTGCCCGGGTTTCGTTTCTTCCCGACTGAAGAAGAACTGGTGTTATTCTACCTGCACAACAAGCTCAACAGGAGAAGCAGGCCAGACCTCGAAAGCCTGATCGACAGGGTCGTACCCTTACTGGACATATATGAGTTCAACCCCTGGGAACTTCCAC AGTTCGCAGGGGAGCCGTGCCAGGGGGATCCCGAGCAGTGGTTCTTCTTCATCCCGAGGCAGGAGAGCGAAGCCCGAGGGGGTAGACCGAAGCGGCTCACGGCTTCTGGGTACTGGAAAGCCACCGGATCTCCTGGCTTGGTCTATTCTTCGGGGAATCGCATCATAGGAGTGAAGAGGACCATGGTGTTCTACAGTGGAAGGGCTCCAGCTGGTAGGAAGACCGAGTGGAAGATGAACGAGTATAAAGCAATTGAAGGAGAAGCCTCCTCATCGAGTGGTGCAATCCCGAag TTGAGACAAGAGTACAGTTTGTGCCGGGTCTACAAGCAATCGAAATGTGTTAGGGCATTCGATAGGCGGCCATTATTGGCAGTCGGCTCCACGGCTCAACAGCAGGAGCAACTTCATGGCAGTGTCGAAGCAGTGGCGTCATCCAGTTCCCAAAACTCTCCAGGACAAGAGAGAATTTCCGGTTCACCCGGAAATGCTTCCTCCTGTGACGATGGGGATCCACCTGTGCCATCTGGAGGCACTGTTGATGGTGCCGATGATCTTATGAACATGGAATGGCTGGATCAAGATCAACTGACGATCAACTGGTTCCACGGGATACAGTAG
- the LOC116196110 gene encoding protein ABHD11 — translation MARSLRNRNAVHLLTRVLNSVSPCSVTSMRSLQTLAYEEVRAPPTDKPYTSTAFVLHGLLGSGRNWRSFSRTLASSLSDSSPPSEWRMVLVDLRNHGKSAELEGFDPPHDMYNAAKDLANLVESRGWEWPDVVMGHSMGGKVALQFSESCARGDYGESAALPKQLWVLDSVPGEAKREGSDGEVEKVLETLQKLPSSFPSRKWLVNHMLELGFSKSLSDWIGSNLKRSGDQETWAFNLDGAVQMFNSYRETSYWSLLEKPPKGMEISVVRAEKSDRWDPETTQRLESLSSRGEDESRGKFSLHLLPDSGHWVHVDNPKGLLEIVAPRIHSFSF, via the exons ATGGCGAGAAGTCTCAGGAACAGAAACGCCGTGCATCTCCTGACTCGCGTTCTGAACTCAGTGAGTCCATGTTCCGTCACCAGCATGAGGTCCCTGCAAACCTTAGCCTATGAGGAGGTCCGAGCTCCTCCGACTGACAAGCCCTACACCTCGACAGCTTTCGTGCTCCACGGCCTCCTAGGTTCCGGGAGAAACTGGAGATCCTTCTCTCGCACCCTCGCGTCCTCGCTCTCCGATTCCTCTCCGCCAAGCG AGTGGAGAATGGTCCTGGTTGACTTGAGGAACCATGGGAAGTCGGCTGAGCTGGAAGGCTTCGATCCGCCTCATGACATGTACAATGCGGCCAAGGATTTGGCCAATCTGGTGGAGTCTCGGGGCTGGGAGTGGCCTGACGTTGTGATGGGGCACTCCATGGGCGGTAAAGTTGCTCTCCAATTTTCTGAGAGCTGTGCTCGCGGTGATTATGGCGAATCTGCTGCATTGCCTAAACAG CTGTGGGTGCTGGATTCTGTGCCTGGAGAAGCCAAGCGTGAAGGTAGTGACGGAGAAGTGGAGAAGGTTTTGGAGACCTTGCAGAAGTTACCTTCATCATTTCCATCACGAAA GTGGCTAGTGAACCACATGCTCGAGCTTGGTTTCTCGAAGTCACTGTCGGACTGGATAGGAAGCAACCTCAAGAGATCTGGAGATCAAGAAACATGGGCCTTTAATCTTGACGGTGCCGTGCAGATGTTCAATTCATACAG GGAGACATCTTACTGGTCTCTGCTGGAGAAGCCACCAAAGGGGATGGAGATTTCAGTTGTGCGTGCAGAGAAGAGTGACCGGTGGGATCCCGAAACGACTCAGCGTCTTGAGAGCCTTAGCAGTCGGGGTGAAGATGaatctcgagggaagttctcgcttcatcttcttccagaTTCAGGCCACTGGGTCCATGTGGACAACCCGAAGGGACTCCTCGAGATTGTGGCTCCTAGGATCCATTCCTTCTCATTCTAG
- the LOC116196599 gene encoding uncharacterized protein LOC116196599, whose product MYSISGREEMDPTGLRHYRSSSSGGDRFLSLFSFSPPPDGGSDELNEAEVCFSDNFLDPANVNHLSSTTAIASNRRHQLSRQLQSSGLLAALPAATASKQIPPSRPVHRERELAKTAPCRKFQQSAPVSVPILSSAAMAGLRKSRFLEEEDDEEDEEMLPPHEIVALRSHGSAKSTCSVLEGAGRTLKGRDLRQVRNAVWRRTGFLD is encoded by the coding sequence ATGTATTCCATTTCAGGACGTGAAGAGATGGATCCCACCGGCCTCCGCCACTAccgctcctcctcctccggcGGCGATCGCTTCCTCAGCCTCTTTTCCTTCTCTCCTCCCCCTGATGGCGGCAGCGACGAGCTCAACGAGGCTGAGGTCTGCTTCTCCGATAACTTCTTGGATCCGGCGAACGTCAACCACCTCTCCTCCACCACCGCTATAGCCAGCAATCGTCGTCACCAGCTCTCGCGGCAGCTCCAGAGCTCCGGCCTCCTCGCGGCGTTGCCTGCCGCCACCGCGTCGAAGCAGATCCCGCCGTCCCGGCCGGTCCACCGCGAGAGGGAGTTGGCAAAGACCGCGCCTTGCAGGAAATTCCAGCAGTCGGCGCCGGTGAGCGTCCCGATCCTGTCCTCGGCGGCCATGGCGGGCCTGAGGAAGAGCCGGTTCCTCGAGGAGGAGGACGACGAGGAGGACGAAGAGATGCTGCCGCCGCACGAGATCGTGGCTCTGAGGTCGCACGGCTCGGCCAAGAGTACCTGCTCCGTGCTTGAAGGTGCCGGGAGGACTCTGAAGGGGAGAGATCTGCGGCAGGTGAGGAACGCTGTCTGGCGGAGAACTGGATTCCTCGATTGA